A region of Fibrobacter succinogenes subsp. succinogenes S85 DNA encodes the following proteins:
- the pheS gene encoding phenylalanine--tRNA ligase subunit alpha — MSEAINNVKQAFDAELAQTDLTNQEAVNNLRVKYLGKKGAVTDLMKQMGSLSAEERPAYGKLVNELKVAVSEAIDKAIETANEAALQKKLASGAVDITLPGTGIAAGSTHPLYDVREEIIDFFAQMGFDVDFGRDIETDWYNFEALNTPPDHPSRDMQDTFYVDNKVMLRTHTSGTQIHYMETHKPPFRMIAPGHVFRVDNDATHAPMFQQCEGLVVDENISFADLKGVLQVFMNKLFGAGVKTRFRPSFFPFTEPSAEMDVSCVFCGGKGCRRCKGTGWMEIGGCGSVDPNVFKNCGIDAEKFTGFAFGFGLDRIAMLRHEIPEIGLLTANDQRFLSQF; from the coding sequence ATGAGTGAAGCTATTAACAATGTCAAGCAGGCCTTTGATGCAGAACTTGCACAAACGGACCTCACCAATCAAGAAGCGGTCAATAATCTCCGCGTAAAGTACCTCGGCAAGAAGGGCGCCGTCACGGACCTCATGAAGCAGATGGGTTCCTTGAGCGCCGAAGAACGCCCCGCTTACGGCAAGCTCGTGAACGAACTGAAGGTTGCCGTTTCCGAAGCTATCGACAAGGCTATCGAAACCGCAAACGAAGCAGCGCTCCAGAAGAAGCTCGCTAGCGGCGCTGTCGATATCACGCTCCCGGGTACCGGCATCGCTGCCGGTTCTACGCATCCGCTGTACGACGTCCGCGAAGAAATCATCGACTTCTTTGCGCAGATGGGTTTTGATGTGGACTTCGGTCGTGACATCGAAACGGATTGGTACAACTTTGAAGCTCTCAACACTCCGCCTGACCATCCGAGCCGCGACATGCAGGACACGTTCTACGTGGACAACAAGGTCATGCTCCGCACACACACGTCTGGCACCCAGATTCACTACATGGAAACGCACAAGCCGCCTTTCCGCATGATCGCTCCGGGCCACGTGTTCCGCGTCGACAACGATGCCACCCACGCTCCGATGTTCCAGCAGTGCGAAGGTCTTGTCGTTGACGAAAACATTAGCTTCGCCGACCTCAAGGGCGTGCTCCAGGTGTTCATGAACAAACTCTTTGGCGCAGGCGTCAAGACTCGCTTCCGTCCGAGCTTCTTCCCGTTCACGGAACCGTCCGCAGAAATGGACGTGAGCTGCGTGTTCTGCGGTGGCAAGGGCTGCCGTCGTTGCAAGGGCACGGGCTGGATGGAAATCGGTGGTTGCGGTTCTGTGGATCCGAACGTGTTCAAGAACTGCGGCATCGATGCTGAAAAGTTCACTGGCTTTGCATTCGGTTTCGGTCTTGACCGTATCGCCATGCTCCGCCACGAGATTCCGGAAATCGGCCTCCTGACCGCCAACGATCAGAGATTCCTGAGCCAGTTCTAA